From the Synechococcus sp. KORDI-49 genome, the window GCGATCCAGAGCTGCAGGCCCCGCAGCAGATCGGTGCCCTGGGCAGCCTGAAGGGACCGCGCCGCTTCCAGCGGGTGTCGGATCGGCAGAAACACCGTGAAGCGCACAGCATCCGACTGAAGCAGCGGTCGCAGGCCCTCGGCCAGCACGCACAGCCTGGGATCCTTGATCACTGGATGCGAGAGCCCTCGGCAACTCTGCTGCCACTGGCTGATCAGGCTGCGCCTCCACACCGAAGCCGCTTCGCAATCAGCCCAACCCGATGGAAGCTGATCCGCAGAGGACCAGTGCCGCCCGAGGGAGGAGAACAACTGATCATTCAGCTGCATCAGACCCTCCGACTCCCAGTAGCCCTTGCGGTTGATCACATCATCCGGACGATCCATCAGATCACCCGGAACATCCAGACCTGAGCTGGCCAGCATGCCGGTGAGGGCCGAGGTCCCGCTGCGGTGCATGCCCAGCACCAGCACGATGCGGCTGGACAATCCACCGAAGTCCACGGCCCGCTGCAGCGCCAGCTGACTGTCGAGCAGCGCCGGCAGTCGCACCAGCTGCCCCCTGAGGTGATCGCACTCCTGCACGGAGAGCTTCAGTCCAGCCCTGCGGCCGAGGCTTAGCAGGGACTGGAGCCAGTCCTCCAGCCGCGCTCGCGCCTCCATCTCCTGATCCACCAGCAGCAATCGACAGGCCACGTGAAGTTGCTCGGCGGCCATCAGC encodes:
- a CDS encoding sulfotransferase family protein is translated as MTASDAFGQVLGCLVSARWRDLRINALVGHPLCEGITETQRPVLQALQAMRLPAAQDIPCVAAECRDQADDIRLGLLMAAEQLHVACRLLLVDQEMEARARLEDWLQSLLSLGRRAGLKLSVQECDHLRGQLVRLPALLDSQLALQRAVDFGGLSSRIVLVLGMHRSGTSALTGMLASSGLDVPGDLMDRPDDVINRKGYWESEGLMQLNDQLFSSLGRHWSSADQLPSGWADCEAASVWRRSLISQWQQSCRGLSHPVIKDPRLCVLAEGLRPLLQSDAVRFTVFLPIRHPLEAARSLQAAQGTDLLRGLQLWIAHVLEAERWSRDLPRQIIAFEDLLQQPEAVLVQCLHCLGQETVQEQDQASSFIDPALRRQTARHREEALDAEERVWLESALRIQRRLLQPEADDPLLQRDLDGLRPAGGRPG